The following are from one region of the Vulpes vulpes isolate BD-2025 chromosome 14, VulVul3, whole genome shotgun sequence genome:
- the STMN3 gene encoding stathmin-3 — translation MASTLSAYKEKMKELSVLSLICSCFYSQPHPNTIYQYGDMEVKQLDKRASGQSFEVILKSPSDLSPESPVLSSPPKRKDTSLEELQKRLEAAEERRKTQEAQVLKQLAERREHEREVLHKAQEDSTNFSRLAEERLNHKMELSREIREAHLAALRERLREKELHAAEVRRNKGQREEMSG, via the exons ATGGCCAGCACCCTGTCCG CCTACAAGGAGAAGATGAAGGAGCTGTCGGTGCTGTCGCTCATCTGCTCCTGCTTCTACTCACAGCCGCACCCCAACACCATCTACCAGTACGGGG ACATGGAGGTGAAGCAGCTGGACAAGAGGGCCTCTGGCCAGAGCTTCGAGGTCATCCTCAAGTCCCCTTCTGACCTGTCCCCCGAGAGCCCAGtgctctcctctccccccaaGAGGAAGGACACCTCCCTGGAGGAGCTGCAGAAGCGGCTGGAGGCTGCTGAGGAGCGAAGGAAG ACGCAGGAGGCGCAGGTGCTGAAGCAGCTGGCGGAGCGGCGCGAGCACGAGCGCGAGGTGCTGCACAAAGCGCAGGAGGACAGCACCAACTTCAGCCGCCTGGCCGAGGAGAGGCTCAACCACAAGATGGAGCTCAGCAGGGAGATCCGCGAGGCGCACCTGGCGGCGCTGCGCGAGCGGCTGCGGGAGAAG GAGCTGCACGCCGCCGAAGTGCGCAGGAACAAGGGGCAGCGGGAGGAGATGTCCGGCTAA